The proteins below are encoded in one region of Anguilla anguilla isolate fAngAng1 chromosome 3, fAngAng1.pri, whole genome shotgun sequence:
- the alg11 gene encoding GDP-Man:Man(3)GlcNAc(2)-PP-Dol alpha-1,2-mannosyltransferase, which translates to MAAHDHLSLCLCDLIRLLWTLLLPCLYLCLVLTAILVLLVIGVRMWLQRARSARRARERSPTVAFFHPYCNAGGGGERVLWCALRALQNRYQDFSFVVYTGDQGVTGEQILNGAQRRFDIRLPRPVRFVFLKHRLLVEAAVYPHFTLLGQSVGSIFLGWEALTEFVPDVYLDSMGYAFTLPLFRYLGGCWVGSYVHYPTVSTDMLAVVRERNPRFNHANFISSNPVLSALKVVYYCAFALLYGLAGSCSHAVMVNSTWTLGHILALWRAPNRTSVVYPPCDVRAFLDAPLEEDADRKCHRLVSVAQFRPEKDHRLQIRSFRKLLDRRGAGPEREALTLVMIGGCRNEEDEERVLMLRGLCQELGVADRVEFKLNIPFEELKRELTGATIGLHTMWNEHFGIGVVECMAAGAVILAHKSGGPKLDIVVPHDGQPTGFLADDEDGYADAMERVLALTPAARLEIRRNARLSVARFSDQEFEASFLAATEPLMANLER; encoded by the exons ATGGCTGCCCATGACCACTTGTCTCTCTGCCTATGCGACTTAATAAG GTTGTTGTGGACGCTGCTTCTGCCATGTCTGTATCTATGCTTGGTGCTGACTGCAATCCTGGTTCTCCTGGTCATCGGGGTCAGAATGTGGCTACAGCGGGCTAGGAGTGCACGGCGGGCCCGAGAGAGGTCCCCCACGGTGGCGTTCTTTCACCCGTACTGCAACGCCGGAGGCGGCGGGGAGAGGGTGCTGTGGTGCGCTCTCAGGGCATTGCAGAATAG GTACCAGGACTTCTCCTTTGTAGTGTATACCGGTGACCAGGGCGTGACAGGGGAGCAGATCCTGAACGGAGCGCAGCGCAGGTTTGACATCAGGCTGCCCAGGCCGGTGAGGTTCGTGTTCCTCAAACACCGCCTCCTGGTGGAGGCCGCCGTCTATCCACACTTCACCCTGCTGGGCCAGAGCGTGGGCTCCATCTTCCTGGGCTGGGAGGCGCTGACCGAATTCGTCCCCGACGTCTACCTGGACTCCATGGGCTACGCCTTCACCCTTCCGCTCTTCCGCTACCTGGGCGGCTGCTGGGTGGGCAGCTACGTGCACTACCCCACCGTCAGCACAGACATGCTGGCTGTGGTGCGCGAGCGCAACCCCCGCTTCAACCATGCCAACTTCATCTCCAGCAACCCGGTGCTGAGCGCGCTCAAGGTGGTGTACTACTGCGCCTTCGCCCTGCTCTACGGCCTGGCCGGCTCCTGCAGCCACGCGGTGATGGTCAACTCCACCTGGACCCTGGGCCACATCCTGGCCCTGTGGCGCGCGCCCAACCGCACCAGCGTGGTGTACCCGCCCTGCGACGTGCGCGCCTTCCTGGACGCCCCGCTGGAGGAGGACGCCGACAGGAAGTGCCACCGCCTGGTCTCCGTGGCCCAGTTCCGCCCGGAGAAGGACCACCGCCTCCAGATCCGCTCcttccggaagcttctggacaggaggggggcggggccagagcgGGAGGCGCTGACGCTGGTGATGATTGGCGGCTGCAGGaacgaggaggacgaggagcgcGTGCTGATGCTCAGGGGGCTGTGCCAGGAGCTGGGCGTGGCCGATAGGGTGGAGTTCAAGCTCAACATCCCGTTCGAGGAGCTGAAGAGGGAGCTGACCGGCGCTACCATCGGACTCCACACCATGTGGAATGAGCATTTTGGAATTG GTGTGGTGGAGTGCATGGCCGCCGGAGCGGTCATACTGGCCCACAAGTCGGGGGGGCCGAAGCTGGACATCGTCGTGCCGCACGACGGCCAGCCCACGGGCTTCCTGGCAGACGACGAGGACGGCTACGCCGACGCCATGGAGCGGGTCCTGGCGCTGACGCCCGCCGCCCGCCTGGAGATCCGCCGCAACGCCCGCCTGTCCGTCGCCCGCTTCTCCGACCAGGAGTTCGAGGCCTCCTTCCTGGCAGCCACGGAGCCCCTGATGGCCAACCTGGAACggtga
- the LOC118223981 gene encoding lambda-crystallin-like: MSVSQGKIISVIGSGLIGRSWAMVFLSGGFRVKIYDSQPGQAASAIQEIRKQLKEVEQAQMLRGDLSVEDQLLLLSSHDDLSRALEGAFFVQECVFEDLDTKQSVFQEAEGHVGESVVLSSSTSCLLPSNVFSRVQNRKRCIVSHPVNPPYYVRVVELVPHPETVAEVVDSTHALMTQLGQAPVRLRKEIDGFVLNRVQYAIIAESWRLVTEGVISVQDIDLVMSEGLGMRYAFIGPMETIHLNAPEGLEDYLKRYREGMKRVLSSFGPVPEFSGEEAKSINQEMCDLIPNDHHHLSARRQRRDHLLMGLAKLKK, encoded by the exons ATGAGTGTATCACAGGGAAAAATAATATCTGTCATTGGAAG TGGACTGATTGGTCGCTCCTGGGCTATGGTGTTTCTGAGCGGAGGGTTCCGGGTGAAGATCTATGACAGCCAGCCAGGACAGGCTGCCAGTGCCATACAGGAAATCAG AAAGCAGCTGAAGGAGGTGGAGCAGGCCCAAATGCTCCGAGGGGACCTCAGTGTAGAGgatcagctgctcctgctcAGTAGCCATGATGACCTCTCCCGGGCACTAGAGGGTGCCTTCTTCGTCCAG gagtgtgtgtttgaggatCTAGACACCAAACAAAGCGTCTTCCAGGAGGCGGAGGGTCACGTGGGAGAGAGCGTCGTCCTCAGTAGCTCCACATCCTGCCTGTTGCCCAGCAACGTTTTCTCCCGAGTCCAGAACAGGAAACGCTGCATCGTGTCTCACCCG gtgAACCCGCCCTACTACGTGCGGGTGGTGGAGCTGGTTCCCCATCCAGAGACGGTGGCAGAGGTGGTGGACAGCACCCATGCCTTGATGACCCAGCTGGGCCAGGCGCCTGTCCGGCTGAGGAAAGAGATCGATGGGTTTGTCCTGAACCGTGTGCAGTATGCCATCATCGCCGAGTCCTGGCGCCTGGTCACG GAAGGGGTCATCTCTGTCCAGGACATTGACCTGGTGATGTCAGAGGGCTTAGGGATGCGCTACGCCTTTATTGGCCCCATGGAAACCATACACCTCAATGCACCTGAAG GCCTGGAGGACTACTTGAAGCGGTACAGGGAGGGGATGAAGAGGGTGCTGTCATCTTTCGGGCCTGTTCCAGAGTTCTCTGGGGAAGAGGCCAAATCCATTAaccag GAAATGTGTGACCTCATTCCCAATGATCACCACCACCTGTCTGCCAGGAGACAGCGGCGAGATCATCTCTTGATGGGCTTGGCCAAGCTGAAGAAATGA
- the LOC118223983 gene encoding gap junction beta-2 protein-like, whose protein sequence is MSWGALYAQLGGVNKHSTSLGKIWLSVLFIFRIMILVLAAESVWGDEQAGFTCNTQQPGCKNVCYDHFFPVSHIRLWCLQLIFVSTPALLVAMHVAYRKRETKKTILRKNGDQVQGDLEDLRKSRLSITGPLWWTYTSSLFFRLIFEGSFMYILYFIYNGFQMPRLVKCEQWPCPNKVDCFISRPTEKTVFTLFMVCSSAICMVLNVAELFYLICKALIRCSHRRQNRQRRRIMLADAKEEKALSQNEKNEMLQSSNAKAL, encoded by the coding sequence ATGAGCTGGGGGGCACTGTACGCCCAGTTGGGCGGAGTCAACAAGCACTCCACCAGCCTGGGGAAGATCTGGCTGTCGGTCCTCTTCATCTTCCGCATCATGATCCTGGTGCTGGCGGCGGAGAGCGTGTGGGGCGACGAGCAAGCCGGCTTCACCTGCAACACGCAGCAGCCCGGCTGCAAGAACGTCTGCTACGACCACTTCTTCCCCGTCTCGCACATCCGGCTCTGGTGCCTGCAGCTCATCTTCGTCTCCACGCCGGCGCTGCTGGTGGCCATGCACGTGGCCTACCGCAAGCGCGAGACCAAGAAGACTATTCTGCGCAAAAACGGCGACCAGGTGCAGGGTGACCTGGAGGACCTGCGCAAGAGCCGGCTGTCCATCACCGGGCCGCTGTGGTGGACCTACACCTCCAGTCTGTTCTTCCGGCTGATCTTCGAGGGCAGCTTCATGTACATCCTGTACTTCATCTACAATGGCTTCCAGATGCCGCGGCTCGTCAAGTGCGAACAGTGGCCCTGCCCAAACAAGGTGGACTGCTTCATCTCCCGGCCCACGGAGAAGACGGTCTTCACCCTCTTCATGGTGTGCTCGTCGGCTATCTGCATGGTGCTGAACGTGGCGGAGCTGTTCTACCTCATCTGCAAGGCGCTGATACGCTGCTCCCACCGGAGGCAGAACCGCCAGCGCCGCCGTATCATGCTTGCTGATGCGAAAGAGGAAAAGGCCCTGTCTCAGAATGAGAAGAATGAGATGTTACAGTCATCCAATGCGAAAGCTCTGTGA